From Aspergillus luchuensis IFO 4308 DNA, chromosome 2, nearly complete sequence:
CTACGTGTGTCAAATGTCAGTACAAGGTCAAGGGGGATGAGATATTCGATGAGATCAAGCAGGGAGTTATCCCTCAGTGTGACGCTTGCCGCAAGCGCATCGCAGAAGATTCGGGGATCAAGAGGAAGCGGAGCAGCAACGGAGTCCACAAGAACCGCAAGGACAATGATGGGGACAGCACTGATGACGACTACGAAATACCTACCCCTGGTGTCATGAAGGTTCGTGGAAAACCACATCTTGTACATTTGTTACTTACAATATGCTGATTCAAACTTCTTCAGCCCGACATTACATTCTTTGGGGAAGATCTTCCTGATGAGTTTGGTCGCCGGTTGCTACACCATGACCGTGATCAGGTGGACCTCGTTATTGTTATTGGGACTTCATTGAAGGTCGCTCCTGTAGCGGAGGTTCCGGGCGTGCTGCCTCGAACGGTTCCTCAGCTTTATATCTCACGTACCGTAAGTCACTTCTTTCTTGTGCTCTTGCGCCTCGAGCTTTGCTAACAAGATCTCAGCCTGTGTCGCATACGGAATTCGATATCGATCTACTGGGCGACTGCGACGTGGTGGTGTCTGAGCTCTGTCGTCGAGCAGGATGGGAACTGAAGCATGAGATGATTCCCGAAGACGAGAAGGTTGAAGTGCTTCCAGTGGAGGGTTACGAGTCACGACATGTGTTTAAGGTTGTCGGCGCATAGCGGCGGCGTTTGGTCCTGGTCATCTCTGGCTCTGTGGATATCAAGGACGGCGTAAGTttgggttttttttcttcgaaCAGTTTCTGTGGGTCATCTTGTTGGGAGGCATAGTATGTATGAGGGATGCTTAATCGGGTGCATAGCTGTACCATACAGCATGTAGTATGCTTGCTGCTTCGATGTATTTATGTTTTGTTTGACTGGCATCAGCCTGTGCGATAAACCGTTATTATTTCTTCATTTactatattcttctttatcctCTGTTTTATCCCAATGCTGTAGAttgaatttttttatctagtataGTAACAGTAGTTGTGTTCCCATAGTAGGCTGGTTGCGAGACTTAAgaacagtaagtagtacttagtatCCTGGGGTGAAAGATGGCGGGTTCCCGGccaaatccatccaatccactggaacaaaaagaaaatttatttCCGCTCCTGTCAACGGCCATTAAAACAACAAAGAACCCCCAGCAGATCAGAGCGGACCAAATATATTCCTTTGAAGGCAATTTGGCTCTGTGCCACTAACTCTGAATCTTGATACATCCTCCAAATACGTGGCGAGCGTGAGTGCAACCGACAATGGAGTATCTCATTCGCTTCGCCCAGGCCCATGAGTCTTTTCGGCAGGCCGAGATCCAGGCACTGGCTGACCTGGCGGGCGTGAAACTCGAGTTCATACATTATGATAAAAATGTAAGTAtaatctcttttcttctgttcctCAGCCCCGATAATCTATATCATACATTCATTGTGCGGTTTCCTGCCCCGCGTGAGGAACAGAAAATGTCACTCACCCCTCATTGGGATCATTATTCTGTCCCCGCACCAATGACTATCcaccatctatctacatTTTATACATGCCGctaaccaccatcaccagtcCCCATTCTGCACCATAAGACTACCCGATGAAGCGGCGGCTCGTGCAGTGATTACCCGAAGCATTATAGCCAAGGATATCTTCGAGCTCTGGGGCCAAGGCACCAACTTTGACGAAGTCTACGCCGACGTCCGCAGGCGGACGGAGGATCGCTGGGCGCAGTACAGGGACTCGTCGTTCCGATTCACCATTGACAGCTTCGCCGGAAAGCGCAGCAGTGAGAAGAAGCGCGAGATCATCCAGTCATTTTCCTTCCTGGGGTTCAAGGGCCCCATTCGCATGAAGAACCCGGATCAGGATTTCTGGGTCTTCGAGGACTACGGGTTGGATCTTAACTCGCCTGGTACGCCTCGTCCGGAGGGCCAAGAGCCAAAGATTATTTACTTTGGACGCTGGATTGCGAATAGTAGTCGCGATGTCGTCAATAAATATGACCTCAAGAAGAGACGCTATATTAGCACTACTTCTATGGATGCGGAGTTGACCCTCATTACGGCTAATATGGCTCATGCCGCGCCTGGAAAGCTCTTCTATGACCCGTTTGTGGGTACGGGGAGCTTCTTGGTGGCTATGTCGCATTTCGGGGCTGAGACGTTCGGATCGGATATCGATGGACGCAGTTTCCGGGGTaaagagatgatggagaggggtGGGACGATGGGAGTGCTGTCGAACTTCCAGCAATATGATATGGTCGGCAAATTTATGGATGTCTTTACTTCCGACCTTACAAATACGCCTTTGCGCTCGGCTCAATTCTTGGATGGCATCATCTGTGATCCGCCTTATGGAATCCGCGAAGGACTCAGGGTTCTTGGAAGACGCGAGGGTCTTAGGAACGAAGAGGTCATTATCGATGGAGTTCCTGCTCACTAGTATGTCTACATTATCGCATTTCGAGTATCAGTATCTGGACTTGGATGCCAACTAACATGCGTTCAGTCGACCCGGATATATTGCGCCTAAGAAGCCCTACGGCTTCGAGGCCATGCTCAACGATATCCTCAACTTTGCCGTCAGAAGCCTCGTTACAAACGGACGCCTAGCCATGTGGATGCCAACGGCAAATGACGAGGAGGTTGAATTGGCCGTACCGATGCACCCCAACCTGGAGGTAGTGAACGTATCTGTCCAACCATTCTACACCTGTAAGTTCATATGAAGCCTTCCCAGACAACATGTGAGATAAAGTACACGGCTAACCTGTTGACCAGGGTCTCGTCGACTCATCACCTATCGAAGATTACCAGAAGGACAGGTCTCGGATGTTTCCAAAGGCCGGCAAAAACTGGATGCTCAGGGAATGTACGCAGACGAATTGAATGAGTTCAGAAGAAAGGTATGCCATGCCCATACAGTATACAAGTATACAGCCCTAACTATTCGATCAGTATTTCATGAAGAACCCGCCCGACAGCTCCAAatcaggaagagaaagctcCGCCTCATGAACAGCATTAGACTAGACAATAACCATAAATCGAACAAAAGCAATAATGACTCTATAACGCCCAACATGATACAAACCAAGAAACAGCCACATCTATACCTCTACAAATTCCATCAAAGCTTCCCCTTTTCCACCCCAAATCCCCCAAACTCACCTTCCAAGTCCACCCCTTCGTCCCTCTTAACCCTCTCAACTTCCCtcgccaactcctccctcaacaacccagCCAGACtcgccccctcctcatcatccaaatcCTCCCTCTGCCCACGCCCAAACATAACATAACTCAAATGagcctttcccttcccttccgcCGGCCGATCAGGCGGCCTGGGAATAACATGAAAGTGAACGTGAGGGACCTGCTGCGCAGCTCTGACACCTAAACCAATATCCACTCATTAGCCACCAGATCCCAAATAAAGTGAACAGCTTAAACGTCAAACTCAATACGGGGCAATAAGACATGTAGACATCCAAGGTTCCACAAGCCATAAGATCGACAAAACCAAATCGCCGCGCCGTCAAGGTTACACAagcatagcatagcatagatagataggataATAGTAAATGCTTAGCAACCGAACCTACTTACCATTATTCTGCACGACATTCCAATTCCACGACGAGTTAAAGTCCCcttgctcttcctctccgaAGAGGGTCCGCATCACGACCCTCGAGATAACGGGGAGCCATTGGCCGATCTGTGTCATTCCATCCGTCAGTCCCATAGTAAATACTAGTATTCAAGACACTGCCATAACCCGACAaacccaatccaatccaaacCTTACATAACTAACACATAATATAACAACCCAACTCAAATCCAAATAAGCAAAAGTAACCCCCAATTCCAGAAGAAAccccaaaaaaaaaaaaaaaaaaaaaaagttaacAACGTACCTCCTTCCCCACAGCCACCCTTACATCCCCCAATCTCTCACAATGTTCCCTCGTAGCAACCAAAACATGTCCTCTCGTCAAGGGCATAATATCCAAGAACGCCAGGACATGTTTCGTGGACAGGAGGAGATGGGCATGGCCAGGGCCGTCTGAATTGCTCGGCTCGGTAAATGAATCCGGGGAAGGAATGtcagtagtaatagtagtagtgggcgccgccgccgcggcAGCCGCTAAATTTAAATGATCATCGTGGGAGGAATTCTTCAGGCGGAGGAATGTCGTTGGTGGGAGGGGCGGGTATTTATGAGCGATGGCGCAAAAGGGGCATGTGTGGTGATGATCTGAGATCATGATGGTAGGGGGTGGTTggctgggtgggtgggtaagatagatagacagtAGATGGATATCTGGGGTAAGGGATTGGGGGTGGATAGGATGAAGGGTTGTTGGGTTCCTGAGATTGATTGGTGGTAGTTGGGTAGTGACTGGGTCCGTTCCTAGGAGCAACCGGGACTAAATATGTGTCTGTGCTTTTGGAGCTAGAAGAGAGGGAATTTGATCGTCGCCGGAGGTATCTTGAGAAGGAATTCGAGATTTGGTTGCTGTgcagaaggatgaggagatatGGGACGGCTAGCTTGTTGATCCTCGGTGCCTCGGTTCCCAACTCCAGGTCACTGGCAGGTTGGAAACTTCCCGCGCATTAACCACATTTGCTTACTTAGAAGGCTTGTATCTAGGTGATCTGCAAGTAGGATCAAGAGGTGGTACACAAACTTCCTGGTAGTTCAAGGCTAAACTAACCATCCTTAACGCACATTACCGTAATCCTTGCCACTCTATCCGTGATATACCCCCGCTAACTCAACATGAATGACACTAATACCAAAAACAAGCCCTTTTTCACCTTTCTCTCAACCTTGATCTATGCCCCGATGTGTATTGTCGTAGCTGTATGGCATTGGTTCATTCCGCACGCATTGACCAACATAATGCggtagtagatagatcgTCACGGTCCTGCGGAAGCTGTGTAATAAGTCCGAAGAGTACCCGACGCCGATGAACAAGAACTTTGGAtccaaaaataaaaagaaacgagTAAATTTCCGTCCTTGAAATGTCCGACGCCTGGAAGTCACACAGGGTAAGACGGGAGAAGGTTATGTAAGGTATCAAAGCAAGTGCGAAACAACCCAGACACTACCAGAATTGAAGAGAATCGAAGAACAGCAGAAAAAACAAAGCCAGATGTGCGCCAGACACCCCTggaagaagcgaagatgCAAACGTCCGCAACCGAAAACAACAAAATGCCGTTCATAAACATATGCAAGAGGTGCCTAATACCATCACGAAAGAAATACCATCATATGGAATCAACAAACTCCTATCCTCGGTCGTGCTGCCTGACGCCGATATTAAGTCACCAGAGGCGGCGGGTTATTTATTCATGGTCTTTCATATAAGAGTAGGGCTCGGATAGCGAGCTGTTGATATACAGGTGGTGGTATTTCTTTGCCCATTGCcgggtgaggatggatgcTAGTCACGTTAGCGGTTGGTGGTCCAATGTCAATGCTATAGAGGCAACATACCCTTCAAGAACTTCTTGCTGGCGTATTTCTTGAAGAACGCCTCATGAGAGACAGGGCGGTGAAGATAATCAATCATTAAGCGGAAGACGGGgtcgatctcttcttcagtgTAACCGGCATAATGAGCCAGGGTGGCATCCTAAGTTATCAATTAGCATAATGAGCCTGTAAGATGTGTGGAAGAAACATACCCAGACACCCCGGTCAAGGATGAGACGAGCCAGATACATGGCAGCAGCCGCCACATGACTCTGGCGGTAACCCATGAACCTGTGGTCCAAGAGGCTGATTTCCATGAGGTACTTGCCGAGAGTACGGGTCTGGATATCATAGTTGTCTGCTTTCGAGATACGACGGAGGAAGTTCATGGGGTTGGGGTAGCTCATGTTGTACTCGAGCGTAGCGAGAATGTGCCGCTCAGCGTCCAAGATCTCGCGATCGGTGAAAGTTCCGTCTGCGACATCGGTGAAGTTGGCAACGTGTGGCGAAAGAACTTCCTCATACTTGGACGCGATGAACATAGCGGCGACACCAACCAGTTGAAGACGGTCCAGAGCCACCACCTCAGCAGAGAGGAAGCGGTCAATGATGTTGACGGCAAGGAAGAGGGTCTCGGGGAGGAGGCGAAAGCGGGTGTGGACCTCGATGAGCCAGTCAACAAGGATGCCGCGCATCTTCCACTCCAGGTCAGGTTGATGATCGATGTACTCGGCGTTGGGCAAGGTCTCCAGCTCAAGGTCCTTCAGATATTCGAAGATATCGACAACGTATTCAGCAACCATCAAAGGGTCATCAAGATCTTCGGCGTCGAGATCGTCGACAAAATCATCGACAGGCTTTTGCAGAACCTTGGGATCGACAGGAACATTGACATCCTCCTTGGCGTTGGCGAGCTTCTCGGTGAGAGTCTTCTGTTCGGTAACCTTCTTCTCGACTTCGACCTTCTTTCGGGGGCGCGGTTCCTCCTCAGCTGCCTTCTCTTGAATTGCCTTCTCGCTGGATGTCCGCTTGGTACCCGATCCACTTCCGGGGCGCTTTGTTTCTGTGGTAGGCTTCTTGGGGTTGCTGTCTTTGGGTCCCAGGGCAGCGCGTGACGAGTTGTTGCGAGTAAGTTTCTGAACTCCACCAGCCTGCAATGTTGCTTTAGACGTCAAGCCAACCTTCGTGGCAGCTGGCTTCTTGGCATCCTTGGTCTCTCCATTCTCTGCTTTGGAAACATTGCTAACATCACCAAGGGCGGCGCGTCTCCGGGTtccggtggtagtggtggtggttgcagCCTTCTTCGTCTGGAGCGGCTTCTTGGCGGGGGGAGCCCCAGCGTCATTGACTGACAGGGCAGCGGCCTTGGCCCGCGTCAGACGCGTCGATGGGCCATTCTCATCGTTCTCGTTCATCGTGCCTCTCGTACGAAGACTCCGAGCCTGTTGAACGGTTAGAAATATACGCGTGCAAGATGGACCTTCAAGCCCATCGAGCTCGCGACCGAGGATTGCACAACGCGTAGTGAGAGGTCAAGGACACTTACAGGTGGCATGATGGAtagggggagaaggtgaaaTGAATATAAGGAGGGGCAAAGAAGGGAATAAGAGTAGAGTGCAAGAGTATGGTTCTGCAGGCGGTTGGAAAGTCTAGTCAGCATTCCAGGAGAGATTACCCCAGTGGAGCTCAAATACCGGTTGCCGGAAGGCAGATTTGCACGTACCACGCGTGAATATGTGTCCAACCCCAATCAATTAGTCTGAATGCAAGGTTTCTCAAGCAGGTCGGGTACTTGGAAGGAATTTGGCAGGAGTGGGCTCAGAATCGTGGCATATATGGCTTTGTTGATGCTATTGACAGGAGCTCGCAAGACCCGAGACACGTAACTTTCCACGGCGTTGACGGCCCCAAAGTATGTTTTTATGGTGATATAGCAAGGTAGGGTAGTAGTTTATAAGTAATGACACGAGAATTTGGCGAAGAAACGGGGTCCTATTAGGGGTGGTGGTCGCCTCCCTggagtagatgatgatggagaggagtaGGAAAAGGTGGTAAACTTGACAGGGCAAAGAGGATGTTTGGCCCTAGTCTTAGCGTGGAAACTGGCCAGGCTGGGAAAGATGCCCCACAGCACAATCCAGTGGGATCGCGTGGATTGCGGATTATTAACTGCTGTACAACGTCGTGTATATGCAAGCCTGGAGACAATAGTCACGGTCCCCAGGTATTATGGTATGTACGGTGAAGGCCAATTGAGAAATAGTGGTAGTTGGTAGGAGAGAagtggagggaaaggaagagtgACAGACGGGAAGAGACGGCAAcgaagggggggaaagaaggcaaTTAAGAGAAGCAAGTCTATGGTTCTGTATGGATCGATcgcatgtatgtatgtgtatgcGTATGTATGACGGACGTGACTTCCCTGGCAGAAGTCGCTGTAAAAAGGGCGGAAT
This genomic window contains:
- the CLB2 gene encoding B-type cyclin nimE (COG:D;~EggNog:ENOG410PGW0;~InterPro:IPR036915,IPR006671,IPR004367,IPR039361, IPR013763;~PFAM:PF02984,PF00134); this translates as MNENDENGPSTRLTRAKAAALSVNDAGAPPAKKPLQTKKAATTTTTTGTRRRAALGDVSNVSKAENGETKDAKKPAATKVGLTSKATLQAGGVQKLTRNNSSRAALGPKDSNPKKPTTETKRPGSGSGTKRTSSEKAIQEKAAEEEPRPRKKVEVEKKVTEQKTLTEKLANAKEDVNVPVDPKVLQKPVDDFVDDLDAEDLDDPLMVAEYVVDIFEYLKDLELETLPNAEYIDHQPDLEWKMRGILVDWLIEVHTRFRLLPETLFLAVNIIDRFLSAEVVALDRLQLVGVAAMFIASKYEEVLSPHVANFTDVADGTFTDREILDAERHILATLEYNMSYPNPMNFLRRISKADNYDIQTRTLGKYLMEISLLDHRFMGYRQSHVAAAAMYLARLILDRGVWDATLAHYAGYTEEEIDPVFRLMIDYLHRPVSHEAFFKKYASKKFLKASILTRQWAKKYHHLYINSSLSEPYSYMKDHE
- a CDS encoding uncharacterized protein (COG:S;~EggNog:ENOG410PXRY;~InterPro:IPR011146,IPR001310,IPR019808,IPR036265;~PFAM:PF11969,PF01230;~go_function: GO:0003824 - catalytic activity [Evidence IEA]) codes for the protein MISDHHHTCPFCAIAHKYPPLPPTTFLRLKNSSHDDHLNLAAAAAAAPTTTITTDIPSPDSFTEPSNSDGPGHAHLLLSTKHVLAFLDIMPLTRGHVLVATREHCERLGDVRVAVGKEIGQWLPVISRVVMRTLFGEEEQGDFNSSWNWNVVQNNGVRAAQQVPHVHFHVIPRPPDRPAEGKGKAHLSYVMFGRGQREDLDDEEGASLAGLLREELAREVERVKRDEGVDLEGEFGGFGVEKGKL
- a CDS encoding tRNA (guanine-N2-)-methyltransferase (BUSCO:EOG09262GNE;~COG:L;~EggNog:ENOG410PFNQ;~InterPro:IPR002052,IPR029063,IPR016691,IPR000241;~PFAM:PF01170;~go_function: GO:0003676 - nucleic acid binding [Evidence IEA];~go_function: GO:0008168 - methyltransferase activity [Evidence IEA];~go_process: GO:0032259 - methylation [Evidence IEA]), yielding MEYLIRFAQAHESFRQAEIQALADLAGVKLEFIHYDKNSPFCTIRLPDEAAARAVITRSIIAKDIFELWGQGTNFDEVYADVRRRTEDRWAQYRDSSFRFTIDSFAGKRSSEKKREIIQSFSFLGFKGPIRMKNPDQDFWVFEDYGLDLNSPGTPRPEGQEPKIIYFGRWIANSSRDVVNKYDLKKRRYISTTSMDAELTLITANMAHAAPGKLFYDPFVGTGSFLVAMSHFGAETFGSDIDGRSFRGKEMMERGGTMGVLSNFQQYDMVGKFMDVFTSDLTNTPLRSAQFLDGIICDPPYGIREGLRVLGRREGLRNEEVIIDGVPAHYRPGYIAPKKPYGFEAMLNDILNFAVRSLVTNGRLAMWMPTANDEEVELAVPMHPNLEVVNVSVQPFYTWSRRLITYRRLPEGQVSDVSKGRQKLDAQGMYADELNEFRRKYFMKNPPDSSKSGRESSAS